In a genomic window of Paraburkholderia phenazinium:
- a CDS encoding extracellular catalytic domain type 1 short-chain-length polyhydroxyalkanoate depolymerase gives MAKSLTKIWLGGLKRLISIQAKHARDVKRNAARPVRPAGKLSAKLKPVKPATTLRSPAKREAPRPGARESRVRPRAAAWASGSWTRSFHSAPVAPGRLVNHLQYGLYVPAGAASAPMPLVVMLHGCKQSIDEFAEGTRMNLLADRYGFAVVYPEQSKHVHAHRCWHWYDSSDAAGGAEARAVVSLVDELVAEHGFDGERIYLAGLSAGAGLATLLATRYPERFAAVAFHSGPAFGEARSGIAAMDVMRRGMRHDPVVLIDEAVDVAAYPGVPAIVIHGDADHVVAPANAEQLTTQFLRLNGLVDAAGERIAGEEREERKAGVVMRDYVRGGRRVVRLCRVQALGHAWSGGDDAVPFHSSKGPDASALIWEFFRYQRRAVKSRETESIAAGAASGAA, from the coding sequence ATGGCAAAAAGTCTGACAAAAATCTGGCTGGGCGGTCTGAAACGCCTGATCTCGATCCAGGCTAAACACGCGCGCGACGTCAAGCGCAACGCTGCACGACCCGTGCGGCCGGCGGGCAAACTGTCCGCCAAGCTCAAGCCGGTCAAGCCGGCGACCACCCTTCGCTCACCCGCCAAACGTGAAGCGCCGCGACCGGGTGCCCGCGAATCCCGGGTCCGTCCACGGGCGGCCGCCTGGGCGAGCGGGTCGTGGACGCGCTCGTTTCATTCGGCGCCCGTGGCGCCGGGGCGTCTCGTCAATCATCTGCAATACGGTTTGTACGTGCCCGCCGGGGCGGCGTCCGCGCCGATGCCGCTCGTCGTGATGCTGCACGGTTGCAAGCAATCCATCGACGAATTCGCCGAAGGCACGCGCATGAACCTGCTTGCGGACCGCTACGGCTTTGCGGTGGTCTACCCCGAGCAGTCCAAGCATGTCCACGCACACCGGTGCTGGCATTGGTACGACAGTAGCGACGCCGCTGGCGGGGCCGAGGCGCGCGCGGTGGTGTCGCTGGTCGATGAGCTGGTCGCCGAACATGGCTTCGACGGCGAGCGAATCTATCTCGCCGGGTTGTCGGCGGGTGCCGGGTTGGCAACCTTGCTCGCCACGCGCTATCCGGAGCGGTTTGCGGCCGTCGCGTTCCATTCCGGGCCGGCGTTCGGCGAAGCTCGTTCGGGAATCGCGGCGATGGACGTGATGCGGCGGGGCATGCGGCACGACCCGGTTGTGCTGATTGACGAAGCGGTCGACGTCGCAGCTTATCCTGGCGTGCCGGCCATCGTTATTCACGGGGATGCGGATCATGTGGTCGCGCCCGCCAACGCGGAGCAACTGACAACCCAGTTCTTGCGCCTGAACGGACTGGTGGACGCCGCGGGCGAACGAATAGCCGGCGAGGAGCGCGAGGAGCGCAAAGCGGGCGTGGTGATGCGCGACTATGTCCGTGGCGGCCGGCGCGTGGTGCGCTTGTGCCGGGTCCAGGCCTTGGGCCATGCGTGGAGCGGTGGCGACGACGCCGTGCCGTTTCATTCGTCTAAAGGGCCGGATGCGAGCGCGCTGATCTGGGAGTTTTTCAGGTATCAGCGTCGCGCCGTCAAGTCTCGTGAAACCGAGAGCATCGCCGCGGGAGCCGCGTCGGGCGCGGCTTAG
- a CDS encoding DUF3563 family protein, translating to MYLLSRLFLFLTKSADQMAKERSDAYLAEATDLYDLEFRMRKIDREAAVRRPAWMTQH from the coding sequence ATGTATCTTCTGAGCCGCTTGTTCCTGTTCCTGACGAAATCCGCTGACCAGATGGCCAAAGAGCGTAGCGACGCTTACCTGGCTGAAGCTACGGATCTGTACGATCTCGAGTTCCGCATGCGCAAGATCGACCGCGAAGCAGCGGTTCGTCGTCCGGCATGGATGACCCAGCACTAA
- a CDS encoding cryptochrome/photolyase family protein: MTRVRRLNTHFDTGLVWFRRDLRSTDQAALYYALKHCERVWCVFVLDTTILQPILDTLRIRRPDRTPEDRRIEFILAALEELDQALRQHGGGLIVLHDDARAAIPALAEQLGVEAVFTNHDYEPAAIERDEAVREQLAEKGRELLTFKDQVIFERDEILTGQGKSFTVFTPYKNAWLKQLNAFDLQPYPVETYLANLAPPPAALDRGRPTLAQLGFAPSNLADLRLPTGMNGAQQLLDDFLTRIDSYGDRRDFPAAKGPSYLSMHLRFGTVSIRTLARLAHELSLQPDGQGAATWLSELIWRDFYFMILSHHPRLASGAAFKAEYDALRWETGPHADAAFAAWCEGRTGYPLVDAAMLQLNRTGYMHNRLRMVTASFLVKDLGIDWRLGERYFAEQLNDFDFSANNGGWQWAASTGCDAQPYFRIFNPVTQSEKFDPEGRFIKRYLPQLANVPPKWIHAPWLAGVERLTDFGVTLERDYAAPIVDHAEARQRTLARFGK, translated from the coding sequence ATGACGCGCGTCCGACGCCTGAACACCCACTTCGACACCGGCCTCGTCTGGTTTCGCCGCGACTTGCGCAGCACCGATCAGGCCGCGCTTTACTATGCGTTGAAGCATTGCGAGCGAGTCTGGTGCGTCTTCGTCCTCGACACGACCATCCTGCAGCCAATCCTCGATACGTTGCGCATTCGCCGGCCGGATCGCACGCCTGAAGACCGGCGCATCGAATTCATCCTCGCCGCGCTGGAGGAACTGGATCAGGCGTTGCGGCAACATGGCGGCGGCCTCATCGTGCTACACGACGACGCGCGCGCCGCGATCCCCGCGTTGGCGGAGCAACTCGGCGTTGAAGCCGTCTTTACGAATCACGACTACGAGCCTGCCGCGATCGAGCGCGACGAAGCCGTGCGCGAGCAACTGGCCGAAAAGGGCCGCGAGCTGCTCACATTCAAGGATCAGGTGATCTTCGAGCGCGACGAAATTCTCACGGGGCAAGGCAAGTCGTTCACTGTGTTCACGCCTTACAAGAACGCCTGGCTGAAGCAACTCAACGCCTTCGATCTACAACCGTATCCGGTCGAAACGTACCTCGCGAATCTGGCGCCACCGCCTGCCGCCCTGGATCGTGGCCGGCCCACGCTCGCGCAACTCGGCTTCGCACCCAGCAATCTGGCCGATTTGCGGCTGCCCACCGGGATGAACGGCGCCCAGCAGTTGCTCGACGACTTCCTCACCCGCATCGATAGCTACGGCGACCGGCGCGACTTTCCGGCCGCGAAAGGACCCAGCTATCTGTCGATGCATCTGCGGTTCGGCACGGTGTCGATCCGTACATTGGCCCGGCTCGCACACGAACTCTCGTTGCAACCGGACGGCCAAGGGGCGGCAACCTGGCTATCGGAGTTAATCTGGCGGGATTTTTACTTCATGATCCTGTCGCACCATCCCAGGCTGGCGAGCGGCGCGGCGTTCAAGGCCGAGTACGACGCACTGCGCTGGGAAACCGGCCCACACGCTGACGCCGCGTTTGCAGCATGGTGCGAAGGACGCACCGGCTACCCACTGGTCGACGCGGCCATGCTGCAGCTCAATCGGACGGGCTACATGCACAACCGTCTGCGCATGGTGACGGCGAGTTTTCTGGTGAAGGATCTGGGAATCGACTGGCGGCTCGGCGAACGTTATTTTGCCGAGCAATTGAACGACTTCGACTTCTCGGCGAATAACGGCGGCTGGCAATGGGCAGCATCAACGGGCTGCGACGCCCAGCCGTATTTCCGGATTTTTAATCCGGTGACGCAATCGGAGAAATTCGATCCGGAGGGGCGCTTTATCAAGCGCTACCTCCCGCAACTGGCGAACGTGCCACCGAAGTGGATTCACGCGCCATGGCTGGCAGGCGTTGAGCGGCTAACGGACTTCGGCGTGACGCTCGAAAGAGACTACGCAGCGCCGATTGTCGACCATGCGGAAGCAAGGCAACGCACTCTGGCGCGCTTCGGCAAGTGA
- a CDS encoding BPSS1780 family membrane protein: MQLIEVPAKTGYVWFRQGIWLFRKNPLAFLTLFFAYLLVMTLVAQIPYVGGVLPLAFVPGVAVGFMAACRDTIAGKPVFPTILVDGFRSYGSVVARRLLALGGFYLVAMGLVLAGSALADDGMLLKVMLGTTAMDPETVLNSNIMMGVLAAMAFYIPVAMLFWFSPVLTAWHDVPPVKAMFFSIVSCWRNRGAFVVFGALWFVVETIVMFGLTTLMQALGAGDFAVAVLMPATIIVTTMLYCSFYATYRGCFGVPTPDTPDLPTTPVN, encoded by the coding sequence ATGCAACTAATTGAAGTTCCCGCGAAGACCGGCTATGTATGGTTCCGGCAAGGCATCTGGCTGTTCCGCAAGAACCCGCTCGCCTTCCTGACGCTGTTCTTCGCCTATCTGCTAGTGATGACGCTGGTCGCGCAGATCCCCTACGTAGGCGGCGTACTGCCGCTCGCCTTCGTTCCAGGTGTCGCGGTGGGCTTCATGGCGGCGTGCCGCGACACCATCGCGGGCAAGCCGGTGTTTCCCACCATTCTCGTGGACGGCTTTCGCTCGTACGGCTCGGTCGTCGCCAGGCGGCTGCTGGCGCTGGGCGGTTTTTACCTCGTCGCCATGGGGCTGGTGCTGGCCGGCTCGGCGCTCGCCGACGACGGCATGCTGCTGAAAGTCATGCTGGGCACCACCGCCATGGATCCCGAGACCGTTCTCAACAGCAACATCATGATGGGCGTCCTCGCGGCCATGGCGTTCTATATTCCGGTCGCTATGCTGTTCTGGTTCTCGCCTGTCCTCACGGCATGGCATGACGTGCCGCCCGTCAAGGCGATGTTCTTCAGCATCGTCAGTTGCTGGCGCAACCGCGGCGCGTTCGTCGTCTTCGGCGCCTTGTGGTTCGTGGTGGAAACCATCGTCATGTTTGGACTGACCACGCTGATGCAGGCGCTCGGCGCCGGCGACTTCGCGGTTGCCGTGCTGATGCCCGCCACCATCATCGTCACGACGATGCTCTATTGCTCGTTCTACGCGACCTATCGCGGCTGCTTCGGCGTGCCGACGCCCGACACGCCCGATCTGCCCACCACGCCAGTTAATTGA
- a CDS encoding homoserine kinase, whose protein sequence is MAVFTAVTEPQLAQWMRHYDLGEVVEFRGISSGIENSNFFLTTTRGEYVLTIFEKLTAQQLPFYLDLMQHLAAHRVPVPDPMPREDGALFGMLQGKPAAIVTKLDGGPELAPGVEHCIEVGQMLARMHLAGRDYARHQPNLRSLPWWQETVPSVLPFLSGAQRDLLTSELAHQEAFFASADYAALPEGPCHCDLFRDNVLFAHAAPGSGHQVRLGGFFDFYFAGCDKWLFDVAVTVNDWCADLATGKLDETRVEAMLRAYQTVRPFTPEENRHWGDMLRAGAYRFWVSRLYDFHMPRAAELLKPHDPGHFERILRERLSGVALPGIHTSCN, encoded by the coding sequence ATGGCTGTCTTCACTGCTGTCACCGAACCCCAACTCGCACAATGGATGCGGCATTACGATCTCGGCGAAGTCGTCGAGTTTCGCGGCATCTCGTCCGGGATTGAAAACAGCAACTTCTTTCTGACGACGACGCGCGGCGAATACGTCCTCACGATTTTCGAAAAGCTGACGGCGCAGCAACTGCCGTTCTATCTCGATCTGATGCAGCATCTGGCGGCTCACCGAGTGCCGGTACCCGATCCGATGCCGCGCGAAGACGGCGCGCTATTCGGCATGCTGCAAGGCAAGCCCGCCGCCATCGTGACGAAACTCGACGGCGGTCCGGAACTGGCGCCGGGCGTCGAGCACTGCATCGAAGTAGGTCAGATGCTGGCGCGCATGCACCTCGCCGGGCGCGACTACGCGCGCCATCAGCCGAATCTGCGCAGCCTGCCGTGGTGGCAGGAGACGGTGCCCAGCGTGCTGCCGTTTCTCAGCGGTGCGCAGCGCGACCTGCTGACGTCGGAGCTCGCGCACCAGGAGGCGTTTTTCGCCTCGGCCGATTACGCGGCGCTGCCCGAGGGGCCGTGCCATTGCGACCTGTTCCGCGACAACGTGCTGTTCGCCCACGCGGCGCCGGGCAGCGGTCATCAGGTGCGCCTCGGCGGCTTCTTCGACTTTTATTTCGCTGGCTGCGACAAATGGCTCTTCGACGTGGCGGTGACAGTCAACGACTGGTGCGCCGATCTGGCCACCGGCAAGCTCGACGAGACCCGCGTCGAGGCCATGCTGCGCGCGTATCAGACCGTGCGCCCGTTCACGCCGGAAGAGAACCGGCACTGGGGTGACATGCTGCGCGCAGGCGCCTACCGCTTCTGGGTGTCGCGCCTGTATGATTTTCATATGCCGCGTGCGGCCGAACTGCTCAAGCCGCACGACCCGGGCCATTTCGAGCGCATTCTGCGCGAACGCCTTTCGGGCGTTGCACTTCCAGGCATCCATACCTCATGCAACTAA
- a CDS encoding AMP nucleosidase translates to MNNNTNQRAVQTPANDFPTEAFDDATDAVTHLSAIYEANTSFLRDAFARYRRNEPFDHRVRACYPFVRVCTEVNTHIDSRRSYGFVAGPGVFETTVTRPDLFGNYYREQLRLLAKNHHVQIEVGVSDQPIPVHFAFAEGIHLEGDLDRERLLGIRDVFDTPDLRFLDDRIVNGTYEPGPGEPHPLALFTAARVDFSLHRLKHYTATSPTHCQNYVLYTNYQFYIDEFVKLGRTMMAHTDDEELRTYRSEYTSFVEPGDVITYNANLGEQADEGTPPPRLPQMPAYHLKRADGSGITMINIGVGPSNAKTITDHIAVLRPHAWIMLGHCAGLRNTQRLGDYVLAHGYVREDHVLDDDLPLWVPIPALAEVQVALERAVAQVTQLDGVELKRVMRTGTVASVDNRNWELRDHREPVQRLSQSRAIALDMESATIAANGFRFRVPYGTLLCVSDKPLHGELKLPGMADQFYRAQVDQHLQIGVKAMELLRMNGLHRLHSRKLRSFAEVAFQ, encoded by the coding sequence ATGAACAACAACACCAATCAGCGCGCGGTGCAGACGCCCGCCAATGACTTCCCGACCGAGGCCTTCGACGACGCGACAGACGCCGTCACCCACCTGTCCGCCATCTACGAAGCGAACACCTCTTTCTTACGCGACGCCTTTGCGCGTTACAGGCGTAATGAGCCCTTCGATCACCGGGTGCGCGCCTGTTATCCGTTCGTCAGGGTGTGCACCGAGGTCAATACGCATATCGACTCGCGCCGCTCATACGGCTTCGTGGCCGGTCCCGGCGTGTTCGAAACCACTGTGACGCGACCGGATCTGTTCGGCAACTATTATCGCGAGCAGCTCCGGCTGCTGGCGAAGAACCATCATGTGCAGATCGAAGTGGGTGTGTCGGACCAGCCCATTCCGGTTCATTTTGCGTTCGCGGAAGGCATCCATCTGGAAGGTGACCTGGATCGCGAGCGGCTGCTCGGTATCCGCGATGTGTTCGATACGCCGGACCTGCGCTTTCTCGACGACCGTATCGTCAACGGCACGTACGAGCCGGGACCCGGCGAGCCGCATCCGCTCGCGCTGTTCACGGCGGCGCGGGTCGATTTTTCGCTGCACCGTCTCAAGCATTACACGGCGACTTCGCCCACGCACTGCCAGAACTACGTGCTGTACACGAACTACCAGTTCTACATCGACGAGTTCGTCAAGCTGGGCCGCACGATGATGGCGCACACGGACGACGAAGAGCTGCGCACTTATCGTAGCGAGTACACATCGTTTGTCGAACCGGGCGATGTGATCACGTACAACGCGAATCTCGGCGAGCAGGCCGACGAAGGCACGCCGCCGCCGCGTCTGCCGCAGATGCCCGCGTATCACCTGAAGCGCGCCGACGGCAGTGGCATCACGATGATCAACATCGGCGTGGGGCCGTCGAATGCGAAGACGATCACCGATCACATTGCCGTGCTGCGTCCGCATGCGTGGATCATGCTCGGTCACTGCGCCGGTCTGCGTAATACGCAGCGCCTGGGCGACTATGTGCTGGCGCACGGCTATGTGCGCGAAGATCACGTGCTCGACGACGACCTGCCTTTGTGGGTGCCGATTCCGGCGCTCGCGGAAGTGCAGGTGGCGCTGGAGCGCGCGGTCGCGCAGGTGACGCAACTGGATGGCGTCGAACTCAAGCGCGTGATGCGTACCGGCACGGTGGCGAGCGTCGACAATCGCAACTGGGAGCTGCGCGATCATCGCGAGCCGGTGCAGCGTTTGTCGCAAAGCCGCGCGATTGCGCTGGATATGGAGAGCGCGACGATTGCCGCGAACGGTTTTCGATTCCGGGTGCCTTACGGCACCTTACTTTGCGTCTCGGATAAGCCCTTGCATGGCGAACTGAAGCTGCCGGGTATGGCGGACCAGTTTTATCGGGCGCAGGTCGATCAGCATTTGCAGATCGGCGTGAAGGCGATGGAGTTGCTGCGGATGAACGGTTTGCATCGCTTGCATAGCCGGAAGCTGCGTAGCTTTGCGGAAGTGGCGTTTCAATAA
- a CDS encoding flagellar biosynthesis sigma factor → MTIRRFSWRFACLGLAITVLWGIYAMARPVDEVVLSIGESYEQVRRQSHSTLPAIEFNANWGGSVSRLTRLHFVDPQFGFVTRAAKFLAVHYDSAGNVDSVSLSPQAATLPLDDAMAILVDLQAQLRRGGWKPFRGERSQPIEDTPARRAEIRKCSAPTSYWQADTKYQVSLNIRCFRSEDRPTDERYLITLDLGPPVFDDDRPGD, encoded by the coding sequence ATGACAATCAGGAGATTTAGCTGGCGCTTTGCTTGCCTCGGGCTTGCAATTACCGTCCTATGGGGCATCTACGCCATGGCGCGGCCAGTCGATGAAGTCGTGCTTTCCATAGGTGAATCGTACGAACAGGTACGACGGCAGTCTCACTCAACCTTGCCTGCTATCGAGTTCAACGCAAACTGGGGCGGCTCCGTGAGCCGCCTCACTCGATTGCACTTCGTCGACCCCCAGTTTGGCTTTGTCACGCGTGCGGCGAAATTCCTGGCGGTACATTACGACAGCGCGGGCAATGTCGATTCCGTTTCGCTATCCCCCCAAGCGGCGACATTACCCCTCGACGATGCGATGGCCATTCTCGTGGACTTACAGGCTCAGCTTCGACGAGGAGGATGGAAACCATTCAGAGGAGAGCGAAGCCAGCCTATCGAAGACACGCCGGCGAGGCGCGCCGAGATTCGAAAGTGCTCCGCTCCGACAAGTTACTGGCAGGCCGACACCAAGTATCAAGTCTCGCTCAACATCCGCTGCTTTCGGTCCGAAGACCGCCCAACCGACGAGCGCTACCTGATAACACTGGATCTCGGCCCGCCTGTCTTCGACGATGATAGACCTGGCGACTAA
- a CDS encoding DUF2515 family protein, whose protein sequence is MPKCDNPRCPTCYPNWKEEEAAAKKRAEDDKQDCINCWRSLQKKAEAIASADNPISRNRRINAAYAQLWLSDRRFQWAGLAAFASKQVGCGLLNAAELVNKSNRERDAYQQWERQSSPLERMAPYGSPRMPIPDQANGAGAEQVYQMLAKGNTSLFLDIWPLHMFYKEFGLQRFKRCLPERQLLEGSVVWPIARSVPFGLTRPQVVQGFEAIDAGNISKSVELLAWHEQMSILQPAMYDDPTFALLMRANQFAWALNIPTGSAREIQLTLANQCTVTGANAIYERFSKQPLANLADGSQRMAFVLRAAQRFNDLLHDPIQRHFVENSLFLIAHGGG, encoded by the coding sequence ATGCCGAAATGCGATAACCCAAGGTGTCCAACTTGTTACCCGAACTGGAAAGAGGAGGAGGCAGCCGCAAAGAAGCGGGCGGAAGACGACAAACAGGATTGCATCAACTGCTGGCGCTCCCTTCAAAAGAAGGCCGAGGCGATCGCATCCGCTGACAATCCGATTTCCCGTAACCGGCGCATCAATGCGGCTTACGCGCAATTGTGGCTAAGCGACCGGCGCTTTCAGTGGGCAGGATTGGCCGCATTCGCATCCAAACAGGTCGGTTGCGGGTTACTTAACGCAGCGGAACTCGTCAACAAGTCAAACCGGGAACGTGACGCCTACCAACAATGGGAAAGACAAAGCTCCCCGCTCGAACGGATGGCACCCTACGGGTCGCCAAGGATGCCCATACCGGATCAGGCGAACGGCGCCGGAGCGGAGCAGGTGTATCAAATGCTCGCTAAGGGCAACACATCATTGTTTCTGGATATCTGGCCGCTGCACATGTTCTACAAGGAATTCGGGTTACAGCGGTTTAAGCGATGTCTGCCGGAGCGTCAACTGTTAGAGGGATCGGTTGTATGGCCGATTGCCAGGAGCGTTCCGTTTGGCCTTACCAGACCGCAAGTTGTACAGGGATTTGAAGCGATCGATGCGGGCAATATCAGTAAAAGCGTCGAATTGCTGGCGTGGCATGAACAGATGAGCATCCTGCAACCAGCCATGTACGACGATCCGACCTTCGCGCTTTTGATGCGAGCCAATCAGTTCGCGTGGGCATTGAATATTCCAACCGGATCGGCTCGGGAGATCCAGTTGACTCTTGCCAATCAGTGCACAGTCACCGGCGCCAATGCGATATACGAGAGATTCAGCAAGCAACCCTTGGCGAATCTTGCGGATGGCAGCCAAAGGATGGCGTTCGTTCTACGCGCTGCACAGCGGTTCAATGATCTGCTGCATGATCCAATCCAGCGGCATTTCGTGGAGAATTCTCTGTTCCTCATTGCGCACGGAGGCGGCTAA
- a CDS encoding chromate transporter yields MNDTLISLAIIFSQLSLLAFGGGNTILPEMQRQVVDVHHWMPASEFSALFALAQAAPGPNLMVVTLVGWHVAGWAGMLVTSVAKFGPSSIVTILALKAWERFKDRPWRRYAQAGLVPVTAGLVAASAALIAHASDTTLIAWAITAVCAVLAIKTRIHPLWLLAAGSLIGLTGFGQF; encoded by the coding sequence ATGAACGATACCCTGATCTCACTCGCCATCATCTTCAGTCAGTTGTCGTTGTTGGCTTTCGGCGGCGGCAATACGATCCTGCCGGAGATGCAACGCCAGGTGGTCGACGTGCATCACTGGATGCCGGCCAGCGAGTTCAGCGCGCTCTTCGCGCTGGCGCAGGCGGCGCCTGGGCCGAACCTGATGGTTGTCACCCTGGTGGGTTGGCATGTGGCTGGCTGGGCGGGGATGCTGGTGACGTCGGTGGCGAAATTCGGGCCTTCGTCGATTGTGACGATTCTCGCGCTTAAGGCATGGGAGCGCTTTAAGGATCGGCCGTGGCGGCGCTATGCACAAGCTGGACTGGTGCCGGTGACTGCGGGGTTGGTGGCTGCGAGCGCGGCGCTGATTGCGCATGCGTCGGATACGACGCTGATCGCATGGGCAATTACTGCGGTTTGCGCGGTGCTGGCGATTAAGACCCGCATTCATCCGTTGTGGTTGCTGGCGGCGGGGAGTTTGATTGGGTTGACGGGGTTTGGGCAGTTTTAG
- a CDS encoding chromate transporter: MNSNLTDAQTAADTGLAPPPTVSEIFSGFLGLGLISFGGALPLARRAIVERRRWLSASDFTDLLGLCQFLPGGNVINLSVAIGMRFRGLSGALAGLLGLIAGPSLVVIGLGVLYEHTQNDPHIRHLFAGLAAAAAGLLISMAVKIVLPLWRKPAGAIIAVLGFLAIALLRFPLLPTMLVLTPLSIYLASRTVR; the protein is encoded by the coding sequence ATGAACTCAAACCTCACCGACGCGCAAACCGCGGCCGACACCGGCCTCGCGCCGCCGCCCACTGTCAGCGAGATCTTCAGCGGCTTTCTCGGGCTCGGGCTGATCTCGTTCGGCGGTGCGCTGCCGCTCGCGCGGCGCGCGATCGTCGAGCGGCGCCGCTGGCTCTCCGCCTCCGACTTCACCGATCTGCTGGGTCTGTGCCAGTTCCTGCCGGGCGGCAATGTGATCAATCTGTCCGTGGCGATTGGCATGCGCTTTCGCGGGCTGTCCGGGGCGCTCGCGGGACTGCTCGGGTTGATCGCGGGTCCGTCGCTGGTGGTGATCGGGCTAGGCGTGCTGTATGAGCACACGCAGAACGATCCGCACATCCGTCATCTGTTTGCCGGCCTCGCTGCGGCCGCGGCCGGATTGCTGATCTCGATGGCGGTGAAGATCGTGTTGCCGCTGTGGCGCAAACCTGCTGGGGCGATTATCGCCGTGCTGGGTTTTCTGGCCATCGCGCTGCTGCGTTTTCCGCTGCTGCCTACGATGCTGGTCCTGACTCCGCTGAGCATTTACCTCGCCTCGAGGACCGTACGATGA
- a CDS encoding transcriptional regulator GcvA — protein MARNLPPFPALRAFEAAARHNSFTAAANELHVTHGAISRQVAAFEAWVGVQVFHRIGKRVRLTDDGRRYLATVQAAFESISVATSQLRDTGVVHVLRVNALPTFAMKWLLPRLNQFQRKMPNVELRLSTSTSDFPAELVEGYDVAIRRGPAHWPNCVSGHFLGESELPVCSPALLQRSPIKVADDLARHVLLHSDTRPDAWRNWLSAAGVKAKCRKKQSFDHFYLALQAAVDGLGVALGPLPMLADELASGRLVMPLEGPRVDARGYWWVARREVAQAPLVEQFCRWLQEQGDQGDEAVARA, from the coding sequence ATGGCTCGAAATCTTCCTCCCTTTCCAGCGCTACGCGCCTTCGAAGCGGCGGCGCGGCACAATAGTTTCACCGCGGCGGCGAACGAATTGCATGTGACGCACGGTGCAATTAGCCGCCAGGTCGCGGCCTTCGAGGCGTGGGTCGGCGTGCAGGTCTTTCACCGCATCGGCAAGCGCGTGCGCCTCACCGACGACGGGCGCCGCTATCTGGCGACCGTCCAGGCTGCCTTCGAAAGTATTTCCGTCGCCACCAGCCAGCTACGCGATACCGGCGTGGTGCATGTGCTGCGCGTCAACGCGCTGCCCACGTTCGCCATGAAGTGGCTGCTGCCGCGGCTCAACCAGTTTCAGCGCAAGATGCCCAACGTGGAACTGCGACTGTCGACCTCGACCTCGGACTTTCCGGCCGAGTTGGTGGAAGGCTACGACGTGGCGATCAGGCGCGGTCCGGCGCATTGGCCGAACTGCGTGAGCGGGCATTTCCTTGGCGAAAGCGAGTTGCCGGTGTGCAGTCCTGCGTTATTGCAGCGCTCGCCGATCAAGGTGGCCGACGATCTCGCGCGCCACGTCCTGCTGCATTCGGATACGCGACCGGACGCCTGGCGCAACTGGCTCAGCGCGGCGGGCGTGAAGGCGAAGTGTCGCAAGAAGCAGTCGTTCGATCACTTCTATCTGGCGTTGCAAGCGGCCGTGGATGGACTCGGCGTTGCGCTGGGGCCGCTACCGATGCTTGCGGACGAACTGGCTTCGGGGAGGCTCGTGATGCCGCTCGAAGGTCCGCGTGTCGACGCGCGCGGCTACTGGTGGGTCGCGCGGCGCGAAGTCGCGCAAGCGCCGCTCGTCGAGCAGTTTTGCCGCTGGCTGCAGGAGCAGGGCGATCAGGGTGATGAAGCAGTGGCGCGCGCCTGA
- a CDS encoding TIGR00730 family Rossman fold protein, translating to MTKRKVIPSLRSLADQERATAKKARASWQMFTIMAEFIEATEYLSEIRPAVSIYGSARLKSNSPYYKLATQIARKLSDAGFAVISGGGPGIMEAANKGAHAGKAPSVGLNIELPHEQSGNQWQDISLRFRHFFTRKVTFVKNSDAVIVMPGGFGTLDELAEVLTLIQTKKSRHVPIILVGGEFWKGLLGWFKESLVPMGLINPDDLNLMQVIDDPDQVLEAVLKFYEDRDEVEPHPAKSDEDRMFYL from the coding sequence ATGACAAAGAGAAAAGTGATTCCGAGTCTGCGATCACTCGCAGATCAAGAGCGCGCGACAGCCAAAAAGGCCCGCGCATCGTGGCAGATGTTCACGATTATGGCAGAGTTTATTGAGGCGACCGAGTACCTCTCGGAGATTCGCCCGGCTGTCAGCATCTATGGTTCAGCGCGCCTGAAATCGAACTCGCCGTACTACAAACTGGCCACGCAGATCGCGCGCAAGCTGTCGGACGCGGGCTTTGCGGTGATCTCCGGCGGCGGCCCCGGCATCATGGAAGCGGCCAACAAGGGCGCGCATGCGGGCAAGGCGCCGTCGGTGGGCCTGAACATCGAACTGCCGCACGAGCAATCGGGCAACCAGTGGCAAGACATCTCGCTGCGCTTCCGTCACTTCTTCACGCGCAAGGTCACGTTCGTGAAGAACTCGGATGCGGTGATCGTGATGCCGGGCGGCTTCGGCACGCTGGATGAGCTTGCGGAAGTGCTCACGCTCATTCAAACCAAGAAGTCGCGCCACGTGCCGATCATCCTGGTGGGCGGCGAGTTCTGGAAAGGCCTGCTCGGCTGGTTCAAGGAATCGCTGGTGCCGATGGGCCTCATCAATCCGGACGACTTGAACCTGATGCAGGTGATCGACGACCCGGACCAGGTGCTCGAAGCGGTGCTGAAGTTCTACGAAGACCGAGACGAGGTAGAACCGCATCCCGCGAAGTCCGATGAAGACCGGATGTTCTATCTGTAA